The region TTGCGCGTCGCGGGGTTCACCCGCGGCGACGTCGTCCGCGACGTGTCCTTCGAGGTCCGCGCGGGCGAAATCGTCGGCCTGGCCGGGCTGGTCGGGGCCGGGCGCACCGAACTGGCCCGCGCGGTGTTCGGGGCGGAGTTGCCGGACGCGGGCACGATCACCTTGGACGGCAAGCGGTTGCGCATCCGCGGTCCGTCCGACGCGATCGCCGCTGGCATCGGATACCTCACCGAAAGCCGCAAAACCGATGGTCTTGCCCTGCAACTGGGGGTGGACAAGAACATCACGCTGGCGAAGTTGCCGATGCGCGCCGGGCTGATCGACCTCGCCGCCGAGCGCCGGGTCGCCGAGCGGGAGCGCGAGAGCCTGCGGATCCGGGTGCCGTGGGTGGGGCGACCGGTGCGGATGCTCTCCGGTGGCAACCAGCAGAAGGTGATCCTGGCGCGCTGGCTGGAAACCGGAGCCGAGGTGCTGTTCTTCGACGAGCCCGGCCGCGGCATGGACGTCGGGGCCAAGTCGGAGATGTTCCAGCAGATGGATTCCCTTGCCTCGCGGGGAAAAGCGGTGGTGTTCATCTCAAGCTACCTGCCGGAGCTGCTGAACATGTGCGATCGGATCCTGGTCATGCGCGGTGGGCGGATCACCGGGGAGGTCCACCGCGCCGAGTTCTCCGAGGAACGCGTCGTCGCGCTGGCAACCGGAGCCCGCAACCTCGAAAACGGGGGCAATCATGACTGAGCAGACCAAGGCTCCGTCCACTGAGGACAATAGTTTGCTGGGGGGACTGGGGGACCGGTTTTCCGGGGCGGTCTCGCAGGTCGCCGCGGCGGGCGCGCTGATCGTGGTGTTCATCGTGCTGTCGATCAGCGCGCCGTCCTTCCTGACCGCCGACAACCTGTTCAACCTGGGTTCGCAGACCTCGGTGAACGCGGTGATGGCGGTCGGCGTGACCCTCGTGATCATCACCGGCGGCATCGACCTGTCGGTCGGCTCGGTGGCGGCGCTGTCCGGGGTACTCGGGGTGCTGCTGATGGCCGACTACGGCTTCAACCCGCTGGTCGGGATATTCGGCGGCCTCCTGGTCGGGGCGGTGGCCGGCCTGGTCAATGGGCTGCTGGTGTCGGTGGTCGGGCTGCCGCCGTTCATCGCCACCCTCGGGATGCTCAGCGTCGCCAGGGGCCTGGTGCTGATCGCCACTGGCGCGGTCGCGGTGTTCGGCGCACCGCAGTCGTTCCGGCTGCTCGGGCAGGGTGTCATCGGCGCCATCCCGATCCCGGTGCTGCTCATCGCCATCGTCGCGGTGGTCGGGCACGTCGTGCTCACCCGGACCCGGCTCGGCCGCTACGCCTATGTGATGGGGTCCAATATGGAGGCCGCGCGGCTGTCCGGGGTGCCCGTGCGGCGCTACACCACCGCGGTCTACGTGCTCTCCGGCGCGCTGGCCGGGCTCGGCGGCATGATCGCCGCCTCCCGCATCTACTCGGGTCAGCCGAACTTCGGCGAGGGCCTGGAACTCGATGTGATCGCCGCGGTCGTCATCGGCGGCGCGAGCCTGTTCGGCGGCCGCGGCACGGTGTGGGGTTCGTTGATCGGGGCGTTCCTGGTCGCGGTCATTCGCAACGGAGCGGTCCAGCTCAACATCAGCACCTTTTATCAGAACGTGCTGATCGGCGTGATCATCTGGCTGGCGGTCTGGTGGGACCGGTACCAACGACGCAAGCTCGGCGGCGACGCCGGATAGCAGGCCCGTGATGAGCAAGGGAGCTCGGCGATGAAGAAGGTACTGACCGCGACGTGCGTGCTGCTTTCGGTGGCCGCAATGCTGGGCACTACCGGGTGCAGCGTCAGAGTGCGCGAGCAGACCGGCGGCGGGGGCCAGCAGGGCGGGCCGATCAAGCTCGCCGTGGTGCCCAAGGCGATCGGGTTCGACTTCTGGGAGAAGGTGCGGGTCGGCGCCGAATGCGCTGGCTCGAAGCACCAGGACGTGACGATCCACTGGGACGGGGTGCACGCGGAAAGCGACGTCAGCGGCCAGCAGAGCCTGCTGCAGGACCTGCTCTCCCAGGGGGACGTCAAGGGCTTGGTGTATGCGGCGACCGACGCCAAGGCGCTGGCCGACATCTCCAAGTCCGCGCAGGGGCAGGGCACCACGGTGGTCAACATGGACTCCGGCACCACCCCGCAGCCAAGGGACGTGCCGGTATTCGCCACGAACAACGTTGCCGCCGCCGAACAGGGCACCGACTTGCTCGCCGAGCAACTCGGCGGCAAGGGCAAGGTGGCCTTCATCGAGTTCCAGCCCGGCACCAGCACCAACGAGACGCGGGCCGAGGGCTTCAAGAAAGGCATGGCCAAGCACCCCGGGTTGCAGCTGGTGGCGCAGCAGTCCAGCGACAGCGACTACAACCGGGCGTTGCAGGTCACCCAGGACATCCTGACCGCCAACCCGGACCTCAACGGCATCTACGCGGCGAACGAGCCCAGCGTGCTCGGCGCGGCCGAAGCCGTGCGGCAGGCCGGGAAGGCCGGCCAGGTGAAGGTCATCGGCTGGGACACCTCGGAGGGCGAGATCCAGGGGTTGCGGGACGGCGTGATCACCGGGTTGATCGCGCAGAACCCGTTCAAGATGGGCTTCGCCTCGGTCAACGCCGCGATCGGCAAGATCCGCGGTTCGGCCGAGCCGATGCCCGATCCGGACACCGGCTCGACGCTGATCACCAAGGCCAACGTGGACAGCGCCGAAATCCAGAAGCTCCTCAATCCCAGCTGCGAGAACCCGCCGGCCTGAGTGCCGCTGCGGAAGCCGCGCGTAGCAGGGTTAACGATTTCGCGGCCAGCCCGGGGCGACCTGACGAGCTAGGAGTTCCCTCGGAGCACGTTCAGCGCGGTGTCGGCGTGCAGGGCCATCCGGAATTCGTTGCGGATCACCGCGAGCACCCGGCGTTGCTGGTCGATGACGAACGTGTGGCGTTTTACGGGCAGCGGGCCAAAGCGCCGTTTCACACCGAATTGGCGTGCGACCACGCCTTCGAAATCGGACAACAGCGGAAAGGAGAAGCCGTGCGCTTCGGCGAACTTCGCCTGTTTGGCCACCGGATCCGTGCTGATCCCGACCGGCTGGGCGGCCAGCTCGGCGAATTCCGCGGACAGGTCGCGGAAGTGGCAGCTCTCCGCGGTGCAGCCGGTGGTCATCGCCGCGGGGTAGAAGAACAGCACCACCGGGCCGTCGGACAACAGTTCGGACAGCTTGCGCTCGGTGCCGGTCTGGTCCGACAGCACGAAGTCCGGCGCTACGTCGCCTTCTCGCATCCTGGTTCCTCCAAGGACTTGGGGCTCAAAGGGTATGCACATCATCGCGGTTCCCGGTAGCGGTTTGTCCGTGACCACCCACGGGTAGCTGGGCGGGGGGAGGCATCGGGGTGGACTTGTTCGACCGGAAGGCCGAGTCGGGCTCGCCGCCACGTCGGCGCGTGGCGGCCGAGAAGTACGCGCTCGGGGTCGCCTCCCTCCTGGCGATAGCAGGATGCTCGCAAGCCGCGGTCGCGACGGTGCCCGAAACGACGGTGGATGCACCGGCGGTGGTGGTGGCACCTGTGCCGCAGCCCGGCCCCACCGGGCCGGCAGCGGCGGTCGCCGCAGTCGAGAAGCAGGCGGATGGCCACAGCGGCACGATCGTCGAGGCCGCGGTGCTTGACCGGGCAACCAGGGAATTAGCCCTCGGCCGCAATGCCGCGCAGCCGCTGTACGCGGCCTCGCTGTCCAAGCTGATCGTCGCGGTGGACGTGCTGCAGCAGGGCAATACCGGACTCACGGTGACCGACGAGGTCCGGGACTTGATCGGCCGGTCGCTGGGGCCAAGCGACGACGACGCGATGAATGCGTTGTGGAGTGACTTCGACGGCCCGGGCGCGGTCTCCCGCGTCGCGGCGCAGCTGGGGTTGCAGGACACGTTCCCGCCGGTGGACGTGACGCGCTGGGGCGAAACGTTGGTGTCTGCCCGCGACGTCGTCCGTCTCTACGACTTCGTGCTGACGGATTTGCCCACGCAGGACCGGGATTTCATCCTGGGCACCCTCGCCGGGGCGCCGACTCGGGCGGTCGACGGCTTCGAGCTGGCCTTCGGGCTCGCGGTGACCGGGGCGGGCGCGGTGAAGTCCGCCTGGATGTGCTGCCCGCAGGGCACGATCACGTTGCACAGCGCGGGTGTCATGGACCAGCACGCGCGGCACTTCGTGGTGGCGCTGCTGTCCAGCCAACCGAGCTCCCTGGGCTACGCCAAGGCCAGGGACGAACTCACCGACGCCGCCCAGGCGGCCCTGGCCACGCTGCGCTGAGCACGGATCACCGGGTCGGCTCGCGAGCTCTCGTGTGCTGGATGACGAGCCCGGCGGCGAGCAGCAGGGCCATCACGATTCCCATCACCAGCACGGCCCCGGAAATGGTGAGCACGTCTGCCAGCAGGGCGGTCACCACGAGCAGGACGCAACCTGCCACCGTCGCGACCAGGGTCGCGATGCCCGCATCGGCCATCCGGGAATGCAGGATGCCCGTCGTCACCAGGTAGATGACCAGCGGCGTCGCGACGGCGAGCGCTGCGGCGACGGTGCTCAGGTGCGCCTTGTGCGCGCTGCTGTCGATGGCCACCTCCAGCCCAGAGCCGACCGCGGCGATGGCGGCGAACACGAAGTAGTGGCCGTAACCCCAGGCCAGCGCCGTGCGCAGCGAGTCGCGCAGGTGCTCGACCGCGGAATGCTTGAAGTAGATCCACCACATCGCGAAGATCATCAGCAGCCCGCCGATGCCGACCTCCAGCAGCTCCGCCGACCAGCCTCCGTCGGCAACGTCCTGCTGGATCGAGGCGGTCGCGGCGAGCACTACTTCGCCGAGCACGATGATCGTGAACAGGCCGTAGCGCTCCGCGATGTGGTGCGGGTGCCAGGCGGTTTGCGTGCGGTGTTCGGCGAACGCCGGAACCGCCAGTTCGGCCAGCACGAGCACCGCGAATCCGACCTCGGCCCAGGGGTGCGGCAGCGCCAGGCGCAAGATCCAGCCGACCTGCACGACCGCCACGCCGCCCGCGTAGCGCAGGGCGCAGGTGCGTCCCTCGGGATGTTCGCGGGCGGCGCGCAGCCATTGGGCGACCATCGCCACGCGCATCACGACGTAGCCGATGGTCACGATGGTGAAGTCGTAGTCGCGGAACGCGGAGGACACCCCGGCGGCGAGCACCAGCACGCCGGCCATCTGCAGGAGGGTCAGTACGCGGTAGGGCACGTCGTCGGTGTCGTAGGCGGAGGCGAACCAGGTGAAGTTCATCCATGCCCACCAGATCGCGAAGAACACCATGAGGTAGCCGATGCCGACATTGGCGAAGTGCCCCTCGGCGAGTCCGTGGTGCAGCTGTACGGCGGCCTGGCCGACGGCGGCGACGAAGCACAGGTCGAACAGCAGCTCCAGCGGCGTGGCCACCCGGTGTTCCTCGGCCGGGTCGCGTGCGACCATCCGGCGTCGCAGAGGCGGAATACGCTCGCTCATGGTCGACGATTGTGGAGGAAGCGTTCGGGCTCGGCCGCAGGGGCTGGCGAGCGCAAGCTCGCTGGTTGATGGCCGAGCGGCTCTCGCGACGCCCCGTTCTTCATAGGGATGGAGCGTCGCGCTTATTCGCGGTCTGCGCCGTCCGGCCAAACGACAGTGACCTGGATTCCGCGTTCGCGTGCCACCTGTACGACGTCGCCCGTGCCGCTGTATCCGGCCGATGGCTGGCCATCCCATACCGCGAGCATCGCGTCGACGGAGCCGAGGATGTGCTCACTTGCGCTCATGTAGGCGTCGCGGCTGGACTCCTCGAACGGCATCGTGTGAACCTTTGATGCCGCGCCGATCAGTTCGTCGAACTCGGCGACGTTGTCCGGCTTCACCTTGCGCTTGCGGTAGTCGGCGGCGGGGAGGATGACTTCAAGGGAGCCACCCACGTCGAGCAGCGCTCGGGCGAAGATCTGATCGGCGCCGCGAGCAATGCAGCTCACCCCGATGAGTCCTTCGCGGTAGGTCGACAGCTCGGTCTCCAGTGCTTTCCGGACAAGCGGAACGCTCGCCGCTGTGAGGTTCGAATGCCCAGTGATTCCGATACGCGGCAACTCCGGCCCTTTCTTTAATGCTGGTCAGGCTTCGATCAGCTCGCGAACCGCTTCGCGTGTGCTGCGCACCGTTACAGAGCTTGCGAACGGCTGTGCTTCGCGGTGAAAGTCTCGCAGCTTCTCGCCGACGCGACCATTCGCCCAGTGCTTCGCGATGGGCAGCGCCTCATCGACCAGCTCACACGCTCGGTCGGGTTCCGCGTGATCAGGCGCAGATGCGCCCCACAGGATGTTCGCGGGCGGCGCGTGGCCATCGCCACGCTCATCACGACGCGGCCGACTTCCATCGACGTTGTGGGCTCCCGTTTCCCGGTGGCATGCCCGTAGCATGGGACGTGATCGTGGCGGAGGGAGCGACTATGGAACCGTTCGGCCAGGATGCCGGTATCGGCCGTCGAATCCCTGGCACCGCAACGGGTGCGCAACATGCCGTTCGTCCGGGAAACCGTCACTGACCTCGTACAGCGTGCGCAGCGGGATGCTGTGGGCCGTGAGCTGCGCGGGATGGCGTACCGCATGGGCCTTGGGGTGTAGGTAGCCCGACCGGGGCACGTTTTC is a window of Saccharopolyspora phatthalungensis DNA encoding:
- a CDS encoding ABC transporter permease; translated protein: MTEQTKAPSTEDNSLLGGLGDRFSGAVSQVAAAGALIVVFIVLSISAPSFLTADNLFNLGSQTSVNAVMAVGVTLVIITGGIDLSVGSVAALSGVLGVLLMADYGFNPLVGIFGGLLVGAVAGLVNGLLVSVVGLPPFIATLGMLSVARGLVLIATGAVAVFGAPQSFRLLGQGVIGAIPIPVLLIAIVAVVGHVVLTRTRLGRYAYVMGSNMEAARLSGVPVRRYTTAVYVLSGALAGLGGMIAASRIYSGQPNFGEGLELDVIAAVVIGGASLFGGRGTVWGSLIGAFLVAVIRNGAVQLNISTFYQNVLIGVIIWLAVWWDRYQRRKLGGDAG
- a CDS encoding substrate-binding domain-containing protein; the protein is MKKVLTATCVLLSVAAMLGTTGCSVRVREQTGGGGQQGGPIKLAVVPKAIGFDFWEKVRVGAECAGSKHQDVTIHWDGVHAESDVSGQQSLLQDLLSQGDVKGLVYAATDAKALADISKSAQGQGTTVVNMDSGTTPQPRDVPVFATNNVAAAEQGTDLLAEQLGGKGKVAFIEFQPGTSTNETRAEGFKKGMAKHPGLQLVAQQSSDSDYNRALQVTQDILTANPDLNGIYAANEPSVLGAAEAVRQAGKAGQVKVIGWDTSEGEIQGLRDGVITGLIAQNPFKMGFASVNAAIGKIRGSAEPMPDPDTGSTLITKANVDSAEIQKLLNPSCENPPA
- a CDS encoding peroxiredoxin encodes the protein MREGDVAPDFVLSDQTGTERKLSELLSDGPVVLFFYPAAMTTGCTAESCHFRDLSAEFAELAAQPVGISTDPVAKQAKFAEAHGFSFPLLSDFEGVVARQFGVKRRFGPLPVKRHTFVIDQQRRVLAVIRNEFRMALHADTALNVLRGNS
- a CDS encoding low temperature requirement protein A → MSERIPPLRRRMVARDPAEEHRVATPLELLFDLCFVAAVGQAAVQLHHGLAEGHFANVGIGYLMVFFAIWWAWMNFTWFASAYDTDDVPYRVLTLLQMAGVLVLAAGVSSAFRDYDFTIVTIGYVVMRVAMVAQWLRAAREHPEGRTCALRYAGGVAVVQVGWILRLALPHPWAEVGFAVLVLAELAVPAFAEHRTQTAWHPHHIAERYGLFTIIVLGEVVLAATASIQQDVADGGWSAELLEVGIGGLLMIFAMWWIYFKHSAVEHLRDSLRTALAWGYGHYFVFAAIAAVGSGLEVAIDSSAHKAHLSTVAAALAVATPLVIYLVTTGILHSRMADAGIATLVATVAGCVLLVVTALLADVLTISGAVLVMGIVMALLLAAGLVIQHTRAREPTR